Below is a genomic region from Vibrio pomeroyi.
TTCATCTAACAAGTCGATAACATAGCTCCGATAAAATCAATTTTCAACAAAAATTTCCAATAGGAAACAACTTTTCTCGTTTTGCTACAGGGAGCACGCTTTATTTCTGTGTGTGCTCTTTAATCAGCAAAGCGCTTCATGCAACAATGAAATGAATAGACAGGAAGTAAGAAAATAATGAGGGACCTATGTCAGAAGACATTTATGATGAGTACCCATCTTTAACGTTGGCGAAAGAAACGTTAGACCAGAATATAGAACCACTTAGGCTTGGCCAGCGTATTAAAGATATCCGCGGCAAGCTTGGGATCACGCTAGAAGAAGCAAGCCAAAGAACGGGCTTGGCGCGTTCTACGCTCAGCAAAATCGAGAATGAGCAAATCTCGCCAACCTTTCAAGCTATGCAAAAATTAGCGATGGGTTTGCAAATTGATATGCCGCAACTCTTTGAGCCACCAAGGAAAAAAGTTGCAACAGGACGTCGTGACTTAACTAAGGCAGGCCAGGGTAAACCTCATCCAACACCGACTTATGAGCATGAACTGCTTGCGACAGAGCTCTCTAACAAGAAGATGATGCCATTCAAAAGCCGCGTAAGAGCGCGTACTTTTGAAGAATATAACGATTGGGTTCGTCACGATGGTGAAGAGTTCCTAATGATTATCTCCGGTGATGTGATGTTCTACTCAGAATT
It encodes:
- a CDS encoding XRE family transcriptional regulator, producing MSEDIYDEYPSLTLAKETLDQNIEPLRLGQRIKDIRGKLGITLEEASQRTGLARSTLSKIENEQISPTFQAMQKLAMGLQIDMPQLFEPPRKKVATGRRDLTKAGQGKPHPTPTYEHELLATELSNKKMMPFKSRVRARTFEEYNDWVRHDGEEFLMIISGDVMFYSEFYEPVPMSEGDSMYYDANMGHMLISTSAEDALILWVTAK